The Streptomyces sp. NL15-2K genome contains a region encoding:
- the eutC gene encoding ethanolamine ammonia-lyase subunit EutC — protein MTQLPAPTGDLALWSALRRHTQARIGLGRAGSALPTRHRLELQAAHAAARDAVHSPFEPDAVAAELTGMPTVRVRSAAPDRLTYLQRPDLGRRLDATDRAHLPVGEWDAVFVIADGLSSRAVHEHAAAVVRETVARLASWSIAPVVLAEQARVALGDDVAHAMGAAMVVVLVGERPGMSAADSLGAYLTYGPRPGTTTDADRNCLSNIRPPLGLPYETAAAKLAGLMGRARELRRTGVALKDDSDAPTALT, from the coding sequence ATGACTCAACTACCTGCCCCTACGGGCGACCTGGCCCTCTGGTCGGCCCTGCGCCGCCACACCCAGGCCCGCATCGGCCTCGGCCGCGCGGGTTCCGCCCTGCCGACCCGGCACCGCCTTGAACTCCAGGCCGCGCACGCTGCGGCGCGGGACGCGGTGCACTCACCGTTCGAGCCGGACGCGGTCGCGGCGGAGCTCACCGGGATGCCGACGGTACGGGTCCGCAGCGCGGCTCCCGACCGGCTCACGTACCTCCAGCGCCCCGACCTGGGGCGGCGGCTGGATGCCACGGACCGCGCGCATCTGCCGGTGGGGGAGTGGGACGCGGTGTTCGTGATCGCGGACGGGCTGTCGAGCCGAGCCGTGCACGAGCACGCGGCGGCGGTGGTCCGGGAGACGGTGGCGCGGCTGGCGTCCTGGAGCATCGCCCCTGTGGTCCTCGCCGAACAGGCCCGCGTGGCCCTCGGCGACGACGTCGCGCACGCGATGGGGGCGGCGATGGTGGTGGTCCTGGTCGGGGAACGGCCCGGCATGTCGGCGGCGGACTCACTCGGCGCCTACCTGACGTACGGCCCCCGCCCCGGCACGACGACGGACGCCGACCGCAACTGCCTGTCCAACATCCGGCCGCCGCTGGGGCTGCCGTACGAGACGGCGGCGGCGAAGCTGGCGGGGTTGATGGGGAGGGCGCGCGAGCTGCGCCGTACCGGCGTCGCCCTGAAGGACGACTCGGACGCCCCGACGGCGCTGACGTAG